A stretch of the Syntrophorhabdus sp. genome encodes the following:
- a CDS encoding ABC transporter substrate-binding protein, with the protein MKRYSFLALASVFLLSVLCVCSVSQAANTIKVGIVDTYTGPATTFTNDVLDGFKLAVQKINASGGILGKKIEFTTRDEKFKPDIGLAMAKELVLKEKVDILMGTINSATTLAISDFVKKEKVPFFVTFAKSDKIVAEKGHRYIFNMNENTEMAGRAAAIALAKKPYVKYWVAGDDYEYGHAIAEGVWNNLKKLKPSVQKVGETWWKVGEADFTPYITQILAAKPDFIIVATGGSGMVNFQKAAKATGLSQKVPFYQHTATELSVLAPQGQNAPEGVYGTANYFFYYPDTAQNKAFVADFKKAYNRNPRIGALYGYMTAQFIAEGYKKAGKMDKEKFVTALEGMTLDSPVGKLEIRKCDHQLLLPMYFGVTKKDPKYEFLTAGSIETIQGKDYVPSCEEVLKHRKK; encoded by the coding sequence ATGAAGAGGTATTCCTTCCTTGCGCTCGCGTCGGTGTTCCTCCTTTCCGTCCTGTGTGTATGTTCCGTATCCCAGGCGGCGAACACCATCAAAGTGGGCATCGTCGACACCTACACAGGACCCGCTACGACTTTCACCAACGACGTCCTCGACGGCTTCAAGCTCGCCGTTCAGAAGATAAACGCCTCCGGCGGCATCCTGGGGAAGAAGATCGAGTTCACCACGAGGGATGAGAAGTTCAAGCCCGACATCGGCCTTGCCATGGCCAAGGAACTTGTCCTCAAGGAAAAGGTCGATATCCTCATGGGCACCATCAACAGCGCCACGACGCTCGCCATCTCCGACTTCGTGAAGAAAGAGAAAGTGCCGTTTTTCGTAACCTTCGCGAAGAGCGACAAGATCGTCGCCGAGAAGGGACACCGCTACATCTTCAACATGAACGAGAACACCGAGATGGCAGGCAGGGCGGCCGCCATCGCGCTCGCGAAGAAGCCCTACGTCAAGTACTGGGTAGCCGGTGACGACTACGAATACGGCCACGCCATCGCCGAGGGCGTCTGGAACAACCTCAAGAAGCTCAAACCCTCCGTCCAGAAGGTTGGAGAGACGTGGTGGAAGGTCGGCGAGGCGGACTTCACCCCCTATATCACCCAGATACTTGCCGCGAAACCGGACTTCATCATCGTCGCCACGGGCGGCTCGGGCATGGTGAACTTCCAGAAGGCGGCGAAGGCCACGGGTCTTTCCCAGAAGGTCCCCTTCTACCAGCACACGGCAACGGAACTTTCCGTCCTCGCCCCCCAGGGCCAGAACGCCCCTGAAGGCGTCTACGGCACCGCGAACTACTTCTTCTACTATCCCGACACCGCGCAGAACAAGGCCTTTGTAGCCGATTTCAAGAAGGCTTACAACCGCAATCCCCGGATCGGGGCCCTTTACGGGTACATGACGGCGCAGTTCATCGCCGAGGGGTACAAGAAGGCCGGCAAGATGGACAAGGAGAAATTCGTCACGGCCCTGGAGGGCATGACCCTCGACAGCCCCGTCGGCAAGCTCGAGATCCGCAAGTGCGACCACCAGCTCCTGCTCCCCATGTATTTCGGCGTTACGAAGAAAGACCCGAAATATGAGTTCCTTACCGCCGGGAGCATCGAGACCATCCAGGGAAAGGACTACGTCCCGTCCTGCGAGGAGGTCCTGAAGCACCGCAAGAAATAG
- a CDS encoding GntR family transcriptional regulator has product MKKLVIKKDKTIRQKVYHHIREEILKGAIAPKERLIEAKIAGQIGTSRTPVREALHNLELEKLVVSIPRVGYVVRGMDMEEVEQICEIRAAIEGLAIAWATAKQRERLIQALKKNIENQKKQISKGNLNGYVELDAQFHDIIARLAGSDRLLELTQTLRRHMLRYRIQCIYMTETAERSMRGHERIVAAIERGDSQEIAVAVKTHLIQARDDILYYVFREPEGDTGR; this is encoded by the coding sequence ATGAAAAAACTGGTAATAAAAAAAGACAAAACGATACGGCAGAAGGTCTATCACCACATACGCGAGGAGATCCTCAAGGGCGCCATCGCCCCCAAGGAGAGGCTCATAGAGGCGAAGATCGCCGGGCAGATAGGCACGTCCCGGACTCCCGTGCGCGAAGCGCTCCACAACCTCGAACTCGAGAAGCTTGTCGTCTCCATCCCCCGGGTGGGCTACGTGGTCAGGGGCATGGACATGGAGGAAGTGGAGCAGATATGCGAGATCAGAGCGGCCATAGAAGGCCTTGCCATCGCGTGGGCCACGGCGAAGCAAAGGGAGAGGCTCATTCAGGCCCTCAAGAAGAACATCGAGAACCAGAAGAAACAGATATCGAAAGGCAATCTCAACGGCTACGTTGAGCTGGACGCGCAGTTCCATGACATCATAGCGCGCCTTGCCGGCAGCGACCGCCTGCTGGAGCTTACCCAGACGCTCCGCCGGCATATGCTGAGATACCGGATCCAGTGCATCTACATGACCGAGACGGCGGAGAGATCCATGCGCGGCCACGAACGGATCGTGGCCGCCATCGAAAGGGGGGACTCCCAGGAGATCGCCGTCGCGGTGAAAACACACCTCATCCAGGCGAGGGACGACATCCTTTACTATGTCTTTCGCGAACCTGAAGGCGACACCGGCCGATAG
- a CDS encoding DUF2088 domain-containing protein: MRISLPHGLWNGERTLEADLPPRWDVDVLSMEGDGARPIGGEELRAAIMPLVPLMKGAGEVCVLFDDLSRPTRTYEIVPVLLEAFASAGIDDCRVRFLCALGTHSPHNNADFRKKLGSEVLNRFPVYNHNCYENCETLGRTALGTPVIINKEYLACDLRIGIGSFIPHQFCGFGGGYKIVFPGIAHIDAIEYHHGLLLEQNLESCWGLGNHSCNAILSDMREAGRMARLDIKIDVLVNSFARATRVFAGYPDSLYPAMIEGALRHYATKPRGGYDIVFANTFGKANEAVIAASTSEEILTPDGGYLVILNDIEEGQVIHYLMGRFGKDLWGRLGRGERPLHERVKRLFLYSRHRDHAGSYWFGKEEDITWVDDLSALIGELDREFADRPVRAAVIPDGTVQMIG, translated from the coding sequence ATGAGAATATCCCTGCCACACGGCCTCTGGAACGGTGAGCGCACCCTCGAGGCGGACCTCCCTCCCCGCTGGGACGTCGACGTTCTGTCGATGGAGGGTGACGGGGCGCGGCCCATCGGCGGCGAGGAATTGAGGGCAGCCATCATGCCTCTCGTGCCCCTCATGAAAGGTGCCGGAGAGGTCTGTGTCCTTTTCGATGACCTTTCCCGGCCGACACGCACCTACGAGATCGTCCCCGTCCTCCTCGAGGCCTTTGCGAGCGCCGGCATCGACGACTGCCGGGTCCGGTTCCTCTGCGCCCTGGGCACGCACTCCCCCCACAACAACGCCGACTTCCGGAAGAAGCTCGGCAGCGAAGTGCTGAACCGCTTTCCCGTCTACAACCACAACTGTTACGAGAATTGCGAGACACTGGGAAGGACGGCCCTGGGGACACCCGTTATTATCAACAAGGAGTACCTCGCGTGCGACCTCAGGATAGGCATCGGGTCCTTCATCCCCCACCAGTTCTGCGGTTTTGGCGGCGGATACAAGATAGTCTTTCCCGGCATAGCCCACATCGACGCCATCGAGTACCACCACGGCCTCCTCCTTGAGCAGAACCTGGAGAGCTGCTGGGGCCTCGGCAACCATTCCTGCAACGCCATCCTCTCGGACATGCGCGAGGCGGGAAGGATGGCGCGGCTCGACATCAAGATCGATGTCCTCGTGAACAGTTTCGCCCGCGCCACCCGCGTCTTCGCCGGCTATCCCGATTCCCTGTATCCCGCCATGATAGAGGGGGCGCTCAGGCATTACGCGACGAAACCCCGGGGAGGATACGACATCGTCTTTGCCAACACCTTCGGCAAGGCCAACGAGGCCGTCATCGCCGCTTCCACGTCGGAAGAGATCCTTACCCCCGACGGCGGCTATCTTGTCATCTTGAACGACATCGAGGAGGGGCAGGTCATCCACTACCTCATGGGAAGGTTCGGAAAGGACCTCTGGGGCAGGCTCGGAAGGGGCGAAAGGCCGCTCCATGAACGGGTGAAAAGGCTCTTCCTTTACTCCCGTCACAGGGACCACGCCGGCTCCTACTGGTTCGGGAAGGAGGAGGACATCACCTGGGTCGACGACCTTTCCGCCCTCATTGGTGAACTCGACAGGGAATTCGCAGACAGGCCCGTCCGGGCGGCCGTCATACCGGATGGGACGGTGCAGATGATAGGATAA
- the ybaK gene encoding Cys-tRNA(Pro) deacylase produces MSKDKTYVTPAVRFLRERKVEFSEHPYQYVEHGGTETFAKQYHVDEHMVVKTLIMEDEDRKPLVVLMHGDREVSTKELARVIGVKKVGPCTPETAQKHSGYMVGGTSPFGTRKAMPVYMEETILALPKIYINGGRRGYLIAMDPHDLVKTLRPQLVHVGIE; encoded by the coding sequence ATGAGCAAAGATAAGACCTATGTGACGCCTGCCGTCCGGTTCCTTCGGGAGAGGAAGGTGGAGTTCTCGGAACATCCCTATCAGTACGTGGAGCACGGTGGGACGGAGACGTTCGCGAAGCAGTACCACGTCGACGAGCACATGGTGGTGAAGACCCTCATCATGGAGGACGAGGACAGAAAGCCGCTTGTCGTCCTCATGCACGGCGACAGGGAGGTCTCCACGAAGGAGCTTGCTCGCGTCATAGGCGTGAAGAAGGTCGGGCCCTGCACGCCTGAGACCGCTCAGAAGCACTCGGGCTACATGGTCGGCGGCACGTCGCCCTTCGGCACCAGGAAGGCCATGCCCGTCTACATGGAAGAGACCATCCTCGCCCTGCCGAAGATCTACATCAACGGCGGCAGACGCGGATACCTCATAGCGATGGATCCCCACGACTTGGTCAAGACCCTCAGGCCGCAGCTGGTACACGTGGGGATAGAATAA